The genomic region GAGCAGCTCGGAGAAGAGATCCCGCAGCGCTACAGCGGCTGGATCGTGTCCACGCCGCAACGCCACCTGGGCCTGGGTGTGCAGCAGCGTGCGGGAACCGGCGAGATGACGCTCGTCGTGATAGGTGTCCAGCAGGCCTGCGGGTGCCCAGCCATCGATGTCGGCGGCTAGCTTCCAGGCGAGGTTGACCGCGTCCATCATGCCCGCGTTGACCGCCACGCCCGGTGCCGGGAACAGATGGGCCGCATCGCCTGCCAGAAATATCCTGCCGTCGCGGTAACTCTGCGTGTGCCGGGCATGGAAGGTGAAGCGCGTCAGTCGAGTCGGCTCGCCAAGGGGCACGTCCGCGCCGAGTACCCGCCGGATGCTGTCCCGGAATTCGGTCACGGTCATCGGCACGTCATCGTCGTAGTCTCCGGCGTCGTTCTCGTTGGTGTAGACGCCCAGATCACCTGGGGTGTACGAGGCGATCGCGAATTCACCGCGCTCCGTTCGGGTGAAGCCTGAAGGAAGCCGGCCGACACCGGGGATGTCATAGTCACCGTCGTCGCGCAGAGTCACCGAATCGGGCATGGTGAACTGGCCCAGGCGGTTGACCTCCGGATAGGTCAGACCGGGAAACTCGATGCCGGCCATATCGCGTACCGCGCTGTGCGCGCCGTCGCAGCCCACGAGATAGCGCGCGGTCACCCGGTATGGGCCGTCGGGGCCACGTACGTCCGCGATCACCGCGTTCGGGTCCTGGCTCACCGCGATCACCTCGTGCCCACGACGGATGTCGGCGCCGAGTTCGGTGCCGATGTCCGCGAGCAACCGCTCTAGATCGGTTTGTGGGAGACGCAGCGCCTGCATCGGGGGCTCGGTGAGCGAGGTGAAGTCGATGTGCAGACCGCCGAAGGGGAACCGGGGCGTCGGGCGGGGCTGGCCACTGGCGGCCTCGAAGCGCTCGATCAGGCCTCTATAGCGCAGTAGTTGCAGAATCTGCCCGCCCAGACCGCCGGCCTTCGGGACCTCGCGGACCCGGGGCAGCCGGTCCAGAACCAGCGGCCGCACACCCGCCGCGCCCAGTTCCGTTGCCAACGTCAGGCCGGTCGGGGCCGCGCCCACGATGATCACGTCGGTATCGAACTCTGGCATTCACACGCTCCATTTCCGCAGGTTCTGGCTTCGGCGTGCGATTCTGCGGCACTACCGGGGTCTTGCCGCAAGCCCCCCGGTGAGCTATAAGTTGATGGTGAGGGCAAGACAGCTCCGCCCCCTTACCCCGTGTTCGCACCGGATTGACTGGCCGCGAAACGGGGTAATCGGAGCCCACATCAGGCCGTGAGGCCAGGGAGGGCGGAAGCTATGACCACTAGAGGCGCAACGGTCACCGTCGAGTACGGCATTCAGACACCGAACAGCAAGACAGTCCTGGTGGTCACCGACGATCTGAGCGAGGCTGTGAGCACCCTCAATATGCTCGGATCCGGCACACTCATCCGGCGCACGGTCCGATGCAGCCCGTGGCGCGCCGTCGACCACGGGTTGCACGAAGCGGTCTGAGACACGAAGCGGTGTGAGACCTGCTGCGTTCAGCCCGAACCCACTGTCGTGGTTAGGGTCTGAGCATCACCTTGACCGCACCGTCGGCCTTCTTCTGGAAGATGTCGTAGCCGTGGGCGGCATCGTCGAGCGGTAGAACATGGCTGGCGAACGTGTCAACGCCGAGCGGGTCCTCATCGGTCAGCAGCGGCATGATGTCATCCACCCACCTCTTGACGTTCGCCTGTCCCATCCGCAGTTGTATCTGCTTGTCGAACAGCGTGAGCATGGGCAGCGGGTCGGCCATGCCGCCGTACACGCCGATGAGTGAGATGGTTCCGCCGCGACGGACGATGTCGATCGCGGAGTAAAGGGCATCGAGGCGGTCTACGCCCGCCTTCTGCAGCATGGGCTTGGCGAGGACGTTGGGGAGCACGGACGTGAGCTGCTGGGCCGCCTTGGCGATCGGCGAGCCATGCGCCTCCATCCCGACCGCGTCAATGACCGAATCGGTTCCCCGCCCATCTGTCATATCCCTGATCACATCCCCGACCGGGGCACCGAGGGATCTCAGGTCGAGCGTGGAGATACCGAATGCCTCTGCCCGGGTCAGCCTTTCGGTCACTCGATCCACCGCGATGACGCGGTACCCGAGGTGGTGAGCGATACGGGCCGCCATATCCCCGATCGGGCCGAGCCCCAGAACCGTGACGGACCCGCCATCGGGAACGTCGGCATAGGCGACCGCCTGCCACGCGGTCGGAAGCACGTCGGAGAGATACACGTACCGCGCGTCGGTCGGCCCGACCGGAACCTTGATGTGGGTGAACTGAGCTTGCGGGACGCGGAGCAACTCCGCCTGCCCGCCGGGCACCGAGCCGTACAGCTCGGAGTAGCCGAACAGCGCAGCGCCCATGCCCTGATCTCGCACCTGAGTTGTCTCGCACTGGGTGTACAACTGCATATCGCACATGAAGCAGTGGCCGCAGGACATCTGGAACGGAATTACCACGCGGTCACCAACCTTCAGGTTCTCCACATCAGAGCCCACGTCTGCAACGATGCCCATCGGTTCGTGTCCGAGGATGTCACCGGGACGCATGAACGCCCCCAGTACCTCGTACAGGTGCAGGTCGGACCCGCAGATATTGGTCGATGTCACCTCGATGATGGCATCGGTGCCCACTTCGATCTTGGGGTCCGGCACCGTCTCAACACGTACATCGCGTTTCCCGTGCCAGGTGACTGCTCTCATCATGCTCTCCTGTCCTTCGGTCGGCACCTCACAGGTCGCCATACCCGGTGCGGGGCAACGCAAACAGCCCTGGTCACCGAATCGTCAGGCACCCACACGAGGGCGGCACCTAGGGTGAAGGTCGTGAAGTCCTCCGGCCGCGCGTTCGCCCGCCGCGACGTCGTGGCTGTCTCGTTGGCCTTCCTGCTGGTGGTGGCGGCGTTCGTCGTACCCCATCTCAACCTGGGCATCGTCACGCCCTTGATCAACGCCACACCCCAGCGATTGCAGGCCTTCGCAGGCACCGCACCGATTTTCGGCTGGTGGAATGTCCACGTCGGATGGGGCACCGTGCCGGCGATCATGATCGGCGCGGCCGCCGTGCTGGCTGGCCAGTCGGTCGCGCAGCGGCTGCCCTGGCGCACCGTGCCCTGGGTGACGTGGGCGACGTCGTGCGCGTGGGCGTTCTCACTGGCGATGATCGACGGCTGGCAGCGCGGATTCGCCGGCCGCCTCGCCGCCCGCCACGAATACCTGCGCCAGGTCCCGACTGTCGACGATATCCCCGAGGCGGTCCGCACCTTCGCCGACCGCATCCTCGACTTCCAGCCAGACTCGTGGATCACCCACGTCTCCGGTCATCCGCCCGGCGCCCTGCTGACATTCGTCTGGCTGGACCGTATCGGCGTCGGTGGCGGAGCCTGGGCGGGTGCGCTGTGCCTGCTGGTCGGCTCGAGCGCGGCCGCTGCGATCGTGGTGGCGGTGCGAGCGCTGGCAGATGAGTCCACCGCCCGACTGGCAGCGCCGTTCGTCGCCGTTGCGCCGACCGCCATCTGGATCGCCGTCTCGGCCGACGGCTACTTCGCCGGCGTTGCCGCGTGGGGTCTCGCACTGCTGGCACTGGCCGTCCGCGGTACGACGCGTCTGCCGGCACTCACCGCCGCGGGTGCTGGCCTCCTTCTGGGCTGGGCAATCTTCCTCAACTACGGCATCGGGCTCATGGCGCTGCCCGCCGTCGCGGTTCTGCTGTCCGCCAGGGACCTCCGCGCCGCGCTGCGGGCCCTCATCCCCGCGGTGCTGATGGCGCTCACCGTCGTCGGGGTGTTCGCCCTGGCCGGTTTCTGGTGGTTCGAGGGCTATCACCTGGTGCAGGAACGCTATTGGCAGGGCATCGCGCTGGACCGCCCATTCCAGTACTGGTCGTGGGGGAACCTGGCTGCGGTCGTCTGTGCGGTCGGACTGGGCACGGTGGCGGGTATCGGCCGGGCGTTCGACATCGCGGCGATCAGACGCCGCTCGGGCCTGCACCTGGTGATCCTCGGCGCGCTGCTGGCGATCGTGTGCGCAGACCTGAGCATGCTGAGCAAGGCCGAGGTAGAACGCATCTGGCTGCCGTTCACGGTCTGGCTGACGGCGGCGCCCGCCCTGTTGCCGCCGCGATCACACCGGTGGTGGCTGGCTCTCAACGTCATCGGTGCGCTGGCGCTCAACCACCTCATCCTGACGAACTGGTAGTAACCGCGAGAGCAGGTGGTACAGCGGCACGCACGCCCAGACCACGGCGATCGCGATCCAGAATCCCAGCGGATAGTCGCGGTCGACCACTGTCATGTTGTCGGCGTGCGCGCCGGGCCTGGTGTACACCGGGATCGCCAGCAGCACAAGCACGCAACTGCACAGTCCGGCCACTGACACCGGCGTCCACCACCGGCCGCGAAAGAGCCGGCGACCCGCGAGGCCGAGAGCCGCGGCCACCGGCGCGAACACGAAGTCGTGCAGCACCGCACCCACCACAGCCCAGACCGCGATGCGCACCATCACCTCGACGGGGTTCTCGAAGAGCAGCGCCACACCGTAGGCGCCGATCGCAATGCCGATGACGACAAGCGCCGTTCGCACCGTTCGCATCAGAGCACCTCGATTCGGGATAGCCACTTCGTCTGCAGCACACCGGGTCTCGTCGGCGCGATAAGCCTGCAGGGGTAGCCGTGATCGATGTCGAGCACCTCGCCGTTCAGCTTGAGCGCGATCAGGGTCTGGTCATCACGTGAGTGGCGGGCGGGCAGTGTGGTCCGCGAGTATGGACCCGGCGGTTCCAAGGAGATCATCCGAACGTCGGAGTCCGGATCCGCACCCACCGCCCGAATCAGTTCGCCCAGTATCACTCCCGTCCACTCCGCGTTGGCACTCCAGCCCTCGACGCACGAGATCGGCAGCCGGTGCGTCGTCTGCGGCATGGCCTGCAGCTCAGCGACGGTGAACGCCCTGGTGGTTGATCCGTTGACGACCGTCAGCCGGTACTCCGGCGCCCGTGCACTGGCCAGCACACCGGCCGCGAATGCCGACCGGTTGATGGGAACTCCCTGCGGTCCCTCGCCGGAACGCGGGGCCAGTACCGACACCCTGCGCAGCCACGGGACGGTCTGACCGACGGTGACCAGCGTCGCCAAACCGGCAGCCAGGCCCGCGCCCACGAGCACGGTGCGCCTGCTCGGGCCGATCGCGCCACCACTCGGCACGTCGCTCTCCAGCGGTTCACCGAGCGCCTGCCGGATGACCGGGAGCTTCACCCCGATGTGTACGACGAGCGCACCGAACGCCACCCACGCCATCGCGTAATGACTCGTGGTGAAGAAGAACCCGAAGGGATACCAGTGCGCCGTGTTCACCAGGCCGGTGCTGAGCTGAAAGACCATCGACGCGACAAGCACCAGAATGGAGCCACGCTCGAGCACGCGGACCGGCCCGCCGATGATCGGCCGCTCGAACAACTTCGGCCACACCGACCACAGCTTGACGATGAGCAGCGGGATCGCCGCGATCCCGGTGGCGACGTGCAGACCCTGTGTGAGGCGGTACAGCCACACCGGCCGCGTCGGCCAGTAGAACCATGGTTGGGGATGCTGGATGAAATGGCTGATCAGACCGGTGAGAAAGCACGTCGCGATCGCGACGCCGAGCGCGACCCCGACCCGCGCCGTCACCGCGGTACCGCGCGACGCCGACGTAATCACGCCGCGGCCAGCGTGGCGAGCACCCGTCCTCCGATGCGGTCCACGGCCGACAGGGTCAGCCCGACTTCGTCGGCGACCCGCCGTGCACCGTCGAGGCCCACCGTCGCCCAGCGAAACCACGGCCCGATGGTGCGCGATGACTCCAGCCGAACCCACCGCACGATGACGTCCTCGGTCTTCTCATCGATCTCGGTGACGCAGCGGCCGCCGGCCCTGAGGAGTTCGCCTGCCCGGTGCAGCACGCGGCGGGGATCACCGGTCAGCCCGACGTTTCCGTCGGCGAGGAGCACCGTCGACCAGCGGCCCGTGCCGCAGCGGGTCGAAGACGTCTCGCCGCAGCGCGGGTGCACCACGGCGACGGGCCAACTCGACGGCGGTCGCCGACTGATCCACACCGAGCGCGGGCACACCGCGCCTCACCAGGTGTGCGACGAACCGCCCCGGCCCGCAACCGAGATCGATCGTCGGGCCGTCGCACAGTCCCAGGACCGCGTTGTCGAACGCGTTGTCAGCGCGTCGGCCCAGCCCCAGCGGTGCACGGGCAGCCCGTGCACGCTGCCGTCGTCATGCCGGAGCCAACATCGCTCACCCGTCAGTGCCTCGTCGTAGAGATTGCCGAACATGTCATACCCCCGCTGCTTGCGACGCGCGATGGAAACGTCCATCCGGCCTGCACACTCGTCGCACGGCGGCGAGATCCTCGATGGTGTCGACATCGGCCAGTTCGCGCACCAGTTCCACCTCGGCCCCGGCGTCGCGCAGGGCGGCAAGCGTGAGTGCACCGGTGTCCGACGTCGACATCGGTACGTCGCGAAGGCACTGGGCCAGGCTCGGCGTGGAGACGCCGAGCACCCACCACCCACCGTCGGTCGCCATGCCCAGCACCGCGTCGGTGCCGAGCAGTGTCACCGCGGTCTCGGCGAGGAGATCATCGCTGACCTGCGGGGTGTCCATCCCAATCTGCAGGACGGGCAGGCCGGGGCAGGCCCGCGAGGCGTCGGTGTGGGCGTTGGCCAGGCGTTCGGCGAAATCGGCTCCACGCTGTTCCACCACCCTGAAGCCGGTGAGCCGCTGCGTGATCTCGACCCCACGGCATGCCGCCGACAGGTCCCCCGTCAGCGCCACGACCCGGCTCACCACGGGCGTGTCCGCCACGGCGTCCAGGGTGTCCAGCAGGGCCGCCGCGGCAACGTCAGCCGCGGCCTGCGCACCGAGGTTCCTGGCCAGCCGCGTCTTGGCCAGGCCCGGCACCGGGGCCTTGGCAACCACCAGCAAGGTCACCTGAAGTGTCATGAGATCACCCGCCAGAAGTCAAGGGCCGCAACGAAACTCCCCCGCAGCGAGCCACTGACCTTGGACTTGCCGCCGGTGCGCGAGCCGTAGGGCACGTCGCGCTCCACCACACTCCAGCCCGCGGCGGCCGCCCGGACCAGTAATTCCAGCGGGTACCCAGACCTCCGGTCGGCTACACCCAGCGCCAGCAAAGCGTCCCTGCGGGCCACCCGCATGGGGGCGATGTCGTGCACATCGATGCCGTGCCGTTGGCGCAGTCGCCAGCACACCGCAGCCGTGCCCAGCCGCGCGTGCCACGGCCATCGCGTGGTCGCCAGGGGCCTGCGCCGCCCCACCGCCATATCGGCCCCGGCCACGACCGCCGCCACCAATGCGGGCAGATCACCGGGGTCCATCGAGCCGTCCCCGTCGATGACCGCCACCAACGGCGTGTTCGCGGCGACAACCCCGGCGTGGACGGCGGCGCCATAACCCGGCTGCCTCTCGCTGACCACCTCGGCACCGCACCGTCTGGCCACCTCAGCGGTGCTGTCGGTGCTGTTGTTGTCGACGACCAGCGGCACATAACCCTCCGGGATCGCGGCGAGCACCCCGGGCAACGACTGCGCCTCGTTGAGGCAGGGCAGCACCACCGTGACCTGACACCGGTTCACAAGCCCGAGGCTAGCCGCGCCGCCCGGTGTGCAAACCCCTGACCGCTGACGAATCCGTGACGTCCATGCAGGTGGTGGCCATGCGGGGCTAGGTTGGACGTCGTGACCCGTGTGCTGATCGCCGACGACGACATCGTCGTGCGCGATGTGGTGCGCCGCTATCTCGAGCGGGACGGCCTCGCCGTGACGGTCGCGAAGGACGGTCACGAGGCGCTGCGCGCACTCGGTTCAGAGCAGATCGACGTGGCGGTGCTCGACGTGATGATGCCGGGTCCCAGCGGCCTCGCGCTCTGCCAGACACTGCGCGAGCGCGGCGGCTACACCGTCCCCGTCATCCTGCTGACCGCACTCGGCGAGGAGGACGACCGCATCGCCGGCCTCGAAGCCGGCGCGGACGACTATCTCACCAAACCGTTCAGCCCACGCGAGTTGGCGTTGCGGGTCCGCTCGGTGCTGCGCCGCTCCCCCAGCTCCGCCGATGCCCCGCAGGTGGTGGTGAGCATCGGCGAGATGACGGTCTCGGCGGCGGCGCGGTCGGTGCTCATCCGGCAGCAGCCGATCAGCCTGACCAACCGTGAGTTCGACCTGCTCCTGTTCTTCCTCACCCACACCGGCACGGTCTTCAGCCGCGAGGAACTTCTGAAGCGGGTGTGGCAGTGGGACTTCGGCGATCTCTCGACCGTCACGGTGCACGTCAAGCGACTACGCTCGAAACTCGGTGACGAACACCGCGTCCAGACGGTCTGGGGACGTGGCTACATGTGGAGCCGGGCACCGGATGCAGTCGACTGACCTGTGGGGGATCGTCGTCATCGCGCTGGCGTGCTCGGTGCCGGTTGTCGCGGTGGGCGCCATCGTGATTCGTCTCGCGCGGTCGTGGTCGCTGACGGTAAGCATGGTGGTCCTCGCCCTGATCCCCACGGTGGCCACGTTCACCGGGTTCCTCGGCGCCAGCGGCTTCATGGTGTCGGACGGTTTCGAACGCATCGTCGTGGTGCTCGTCATCGTCTCGGTCGTCACCATTCCGGCCGCCATCATGCTGGCGCGCTATCAGGCCCGGCGGATGGTGTGGGAGCGGGAGATCCGCGACTCCGAACAGGCCGCCGAGCAGTCCCGGCGCCGCCTGGTCGCCTTCGTCAGCCATGACCTGCGCACCCCTCTGGCCGGTATCCGGGCGGTGTCTGAGGCCATCGCCGACGGCGTGGTCGCCGACGATGAGGTGCGCGCGCACGCCAAGCACATCGAACACGAGACCATCCGACTCTCGGAGATGGTCGATGACCTGTTCGAGATGTCGAAGATTAACGCTGGCGCAGTCCAACCCGCCTATGACCGGGTCGCGCTCGACGAGGTCGTCGACGACGTTCTCGCCGCGCACCGCATCGCCGCCGAGCGGGCAGGCGTCATGCTGCGCTCCGACGTGCCAGCCGATCCCGTCCGGGTCATTGGCAGCGACAGGGCCCTGGTGCGGGTGCTGTCGAACTTCGTGGCCAACGCCATCGCGCACACCCCGGAGGGCGGCACCGTGGAACTCGCGATCGGCGCCGACGAGCGCGGTGCCTGGGCGCGGGTCGACGACACCGGCGTCGGCATCGATGAAGCCGACCTGACCCGCGTTTTCGACATCGCCTACCGGGGCTCCAACGATCGGGTGCCCCGTTCGGACGCCTCACTGCCCAGCGGGTCGGGCCTCGGCCTGGCGATCGCCGCGGGCCTGGTTCAGGCGCACCACGGCACGGTGTCGGCCTACAACCTGGACACGGGTGCCCGGTTCGAGGTTCGGCTGCCGCTGGCCGGCGGGGAGTGAGACGTATCTAGTCCGGCAGTGTGCCGCTCAGCCGCTCGGCGGCCGCCAGGTAGTCGTCGATGAACTCCAGCACCACCTCGCGCGCGGGTTTGACCTTGTTCATCATCCCGACGCCCTGCCCGACGAAATACGTGGCCAGCTCCTGTGCCCCGGGGTGGCCCTGTTCGGCGAGGGTGTCGATGCGGCGCAGCACCGGCTCGGCCAACATCGACTGCAGCGGAAGCGGTAGCGGCTGGCGGCCATCGGCGTGGGGTTGCCACGCATCGGTCCAGTCCGAAACCAGCTGGCGCGAGGGCTTTCCCGTGCGTCCCGCGGAACGCACGGTATCGCGGGACGTGGCGGCCAGCATCTTCTGCACGGTGTGCGGCGCGGTCTCGGCCTCCTCGGTGGTCAGCCACACCGAACCGGTCCAGGCGCCCGCGGCACCCATCGCCACCACGGCTGCCATCTGCCGGCCGGTGACGATCCCGCCCGCGGCGAGGACGGGCACAGCGGCACCCGCCTGCTCGATGGCGTCGAGTACCTCGGGGATCAGCACCAGGGTGCTCACCTCACCGCAGTGTCCGCCGGCCTCGGTGCCCTGCGCCACGATGAGATCGACGCCCGCCGCCACCTGTTTGAGGGCGTGCTCCTTGGCGCCGACCAGGGCGGCGACGGGGACGCCGCGTTCACGGCCCGCCTCGATCATGTAGTCCGGCGGGACCCCGAGCGCGTTGGCAATCAGCTTGATGGGGTGGCTCATCGCCACGTCGAGAAGTTCGGGGCCGGTATCGCCGGACAGCATGGTTCCACCCAGCCGCGGCGACGCCTCGGGCTCGATACCGTGCGCCGACAGCAGCGACGCCACGAACTGGCGATCATCATCGGAGATGCGGCGGGCGAGGTCGTCGCGGGTCAGGCCTTCGCCCTTGCCCTCGAACTTGGCGGGCACGATGATGTCGGCGCCATAGGGCTTGCCGTGCACGTGGTCATCGATCCAGGACAGCTCCCGATCGAGCTGCTCGGGGGTGTACGCCGTCGCACCCAGCACACCG from Mycolicibacterium sp. YH-1 harbors:
- a CDS encoding FAD-dependent monooxygenase; amino-acid sequence: MPEFDTDVIIVGAAPTGLTLATELGAAGVRPLVLDRLPRVREVPKAGGLGGQILQLLRYRGLIERFEAASGQPRPTPRFPFGGLHIDFTSLTEPPMQALRLPQTDLERLLADIGTELGADIRRGHEVIAVSQDPNAVIADVRGPDGPYRVTARYLVGCDGAHSAVRDMAGIEFPGLTYPEVNRLGQFTMPDSVTLRDDGDYDIPGVGRLPSGFTRTERGEFAIASYTPGDLGVYTNENDAGDYDDDVPMTVTEFRDSIRRVLGADVPLGEPTRLTRFTFHARHTQSYRDGRIFLAGDAAHLFPAPGVAVNAGMMDAVNLAWKLAADIDGWAPAGLLDTYHDERHLAGSRTLLHTQAQVALRRGHDPAAVALRDLFSELLVDQAPLHRMSALIAGCDVRYPMPGSGHHALAGTFAPDTIGVAEPVRTARPVLVDFADRADLREAAGDWAHRVDLRTAPSDGRPADAALIRPDAQIAWAAGIDEGADTAVPSLRQALSHWFGAPMW
- a CDS encoding zinc-dependent alcohol dehydrogenase, with translation MRAVTWHGKRDVRVETVPDPKIEVGTDAIIEVTSTNICGSDLHLYEVLGAFMRPGDILGHEPMGIVADVGSDVENLKVGDRVVIPFQMSCGHCFMCDMQLYTQCETTQVRDQGMGAALFGYSELYGSVPGGQAELLRVPQAQFTHIKVPVGPTDARYVYLSDVLPTAWQAVAYADVPDGGSVTVLGLGPIGDMAARIAHHLGYRVIAVDRVTERLTRAEAFGISTLDLRSLGAPVGDVIRDMTDGRGTDSVIDAVGMEAHGSPIAKAAQQLTSVLPNVLAKPMLQKAGVDRLDALYSAIDIVRRGGTISLIGVYGGMADPLPMLTLFDKQIQLRMGQANVKRWVDDIMPLLTDEDPLGVDTFASHVLPLDDAAHGYDIFQKKADGAVKVMLRP
- a CDS encoding molybdopterin-dependent oxidoreductase, which produces MITSASRGTAVTARVGVALGVAIATCFLTGLISHFIQHPQPWFYWPTRPVWLYRLTQGLHVATGIAAIPLLIVKLWSVWPKLFERPIIGGPVRVLERGSILVLVASMVFQLSTGLVNTAHWYPFGFFFTTSHYAMAWVAFGALVVHIGVKLPVIRQALGEPLESDVPSGGAIGPSRRTVLVGAGLAAGLATLVTVGQTVPWLRRVSVLAPRSGEGPQGVPINRSAFAAGVLASARAPEYRLTVVNGSTTRAFTVAELQAMPQTTHRLPISCVEGWSANAEWTGVILGELIRAVGADPDSDVRMISLEPPGPYSRTTLPARHSRDDQTLIALKLNGEVLDIDHGYPCRLIAPTRPGVLQTKWLSRIEVL
- a CDS encoding DUF2064 domain-containing protein, which produces MTLQVTLLVVAKAPVPGLAKTRLARNLGAQAAADVAAAALLDTLDAVADTPVVSRVVALTGDLSAACRGVEITQRLTGFRVVEQRGADFAERLANAHTDASRACPGLPVLQIGMDTPQVSDDLLAETAVTLLGTDAVLGMATDGGWWVLGVSTPSLAQCLRDVPMSTSDTGALTLAALRDAGAEVELVRELADVDTIEDLAAVRRVCRPDGRFHRASQAAGV
- a CDS encoding glycosyltransferase, translated to MNRCQVTVVLPCLNEAQSLPGVLAAIPEGYVPLVVDNNSTDSTAEVARRCGAEVVSERQPGYGAAVHAGVVAANTPLVAVIDGDGSMDPGDLPALVAAVVAGADMAVGRRRPLATTRWPWHARLGTAAVCWRLRQRHGIDVHDIAPMRVARRDALLALGVADRRSGYPLELLVRAAAAGWSVVERDVPYGSRTGGKSKVSGSLRGSFVAALDFWRVIS
- a CDS encoding response regulator transcription factor — translated: MTRVLIADDDIVVRDVVRRYLERDGLAVTVAKDGHEALRALGSEQIDVAVLDVMMPGPSGLALCQTLRERGGYTVPVILLTALGEEDDRIAGLEAGADDYLTKPFSPRELALRVRSVLRRSPSSADAPQVVVSIGEMTVSAAARSVLIRQQPISLTNREFDLLLFFLTHTGTVFSREELLKRVWQWDFGDLSTVTVHVKRLRSKLGDEHRVQTVWGRGYMWSRAPDAVD
- a CDS encoding sensor histidine kinase KdpD; translation: MQSTDLWGIVVIALACSVPVVAVGAIVIRLARSWSLTVSMVVLALIPTVATFTGFLGASGFMVSDGFERIVVVLVIVSVVTIPAAIMLARYQARRMVWEREIRDSEQAAEQSRRRLVAFVSHDLRTPLAGIRAVSEAIADGVVADDEVRAHAKHIEHETIRLSEMVDDLFEMSKINAGAVQPAYDRVALDEVVDDVLAAHRIAAERAGVMLRSDVPADPVRVIGSDRALVRVLSNFVANAIAHTPEGGTVELAIGADERGAWARVDDTGVGIDEADLTRVFDIAYRGSNDRVPRSDASLPSGSGLGLAIAAGLVQAHHGTVSAYNLDTGARFEVRLPLAGGE
- a CDS encoding nitronate monooxygenase; this encodes MKLDICQQFGIDFPLFAFSHCRDVVAAVTNAGGFGVLGATAYTPEQLDRELSWIDDHVHGKPYGADIIVPAKFEGKGEGLTRDDLARRISDDDRQFVASLLSAHGIEPEASPRLGGTMLSGDTGPELLDVAMSHPIKLIANALGVPPDYMIEAGRERGVPVAALVGAKEHALKQVAAGVDLIVAQGTEAGGHCGEVSTLVLIPEVLDAIEQAGAAVPVLAAGGIVTGRQMAAVVAMGAAGAWTGSVWLTTEEAETAPHTVQKMLAATSRDTVRSAGRTGKPSRQLVSDWTDAWQPHADGRQPLPLPLQSMLAEPVLRRIDTLAEQGHPGAQELATYFVGQGVGMMNKVKPAREVVLEFIDDYLAAAERLSGTLPD